A window from Numida meleagris isolate 19003 breed g44 Domestic line chromosome 21, NumMel1.0, whole genome shotgun sequence encodes these proteins:
- the LOC110387158 gene encoding uncharacterized protein LOC110387158 has product MILEIFSNLTDSLILFQNARFTSEGRLVSCLNLFKLTDIFNLTHFGFLPPRGQALWKPRSRVAPPTENNLSLPVQEGNSVTLALTSNALSAGKIPVQAELCVCRQEEALAAWLQLHGYAGCGPVMPGVGWPCCCSSCSATLLVADVELEEELGDEEEEEEVEGQEGYAGAFGPSPVEGTPQAEAPRWQVPSQLVLLQDTGWGSWGARDPPALVMAPRPNGSPHQLGGSTLQAGRTWGPSGGPPAEPPGDRAVALSPLYCWQTPSALSTMGCNTEN; this is encoded by the exons atgatcttagagatcttttccaaccttactgattctctgattctcttcCAGAATGCAAGATTCACCTCTGAAGGGAGGCTTGTGTCCTGCTTAAACTTGTTTAAACTCACTGACATTTTCAACCTGACGCATTTTGGTTTTTTGCCTCCCAGGGGCCAAGCTCTCTGGAAACCACGGTCCCGTGTTGCCCCTCCCACTGAAAACAACTTATCCCTCCCTGTACAGGAGGGGAATAGTGTGACGTTGGCTCTGACCAGCAATGCTTTGTCAGCTGGGAAAATCCCAGTGCAAGCTgagctctgtgtgtgcagaCAGGAGGAGGCACTGGCAGcgtggctgcagctgcacg GTTACGCAGGATGCGGCCCCGTGATGCCTGGTGTTGGGTGGCCATGCTGCTGCTCGTCCTGTTCAGCAACACTGCTGGTGGCCGACGtggagctggaggaagagctgggggacgaggaggaggaggaggaggtggaggggcAGGAGGGCTACGCGGGGGCTTTCGGTCCATCTCCCGTGGAGGGAACACCGCAGGCCGAGGCTCCAAGATGGCAAGTGCCATcgcagctggtgctgctgcaggataCGGGATGGGGCTCCTGGGGCGCCCGCGACCCTCCCGCCTTGGTCATGGCCCCCCGGCCCAACGGCAGCCCCCACCAGCTGGGGGGTTCCACGCTGCAGGCTGGCCGGACCTGGGGGCCAAGCGGGGGCCCCCCAGCCGAGCCCCCAGGGGACCGTGCGGTGGCATTGTCCCCACTCTACTGCTGGCAAACGCCATCTGCTTTGTCAACCATGGGATGTAACACCGAGAATTGA
- the PRNP gene encoding major prion protein homolog, translated as MARLLATCCLLALLLAACTDVALSKKGKGKPTWGAGSHRQPSYPRQPGYPHNPGYPHNPGYPHNPGYPHNPGYPHNPGYPQNYPHNPGYPGVGQGYYPPSGGSYHNQKPWKPPKTNFKHVAGAAAAGAVVGGLGGYAMGRVMSGMSYHFDSPDEYRWWNENSARYPNRVYYRDYSSPVSQDVFVADCFNITVTEYSIGPAAKKNTSEAVPAANQTEVEMENKVVTKVIREMCVQQYREYRLASGIQLHPADTWLAVLLLLATLFAMH; from the coding sequence ATGGCCAGGCTCCTCGccacctgctgcctgctggccctgctgctcgCTGCCTGCACCGACGTCGCCCTCTCCAAGAAGGGCAAAGGCAAACCCACCTGGGGCGCCGGGAGCCATCGCCAGCCCAGCTACCCTCGCCAGCCCGGCTACCCCCATAACCCAGGGTACCCCCACAACCCAGGGTACCCCCACAACCCTGGTTATCCCCATAACCCCGGCTACCCCCATAACCCCGGCTACCCCCAAAACTACCCCCATAACCCAGGTTACCCAGGAGTGGGACAAGGCTACTACCCACCCAGCGGAGGAAGCTACCACAACCAGAAGCCGTGGAAACCCCCCAAAACCAACTTCAAGCACGTGGCGGGGGCAGCGGCGGCAGGCGCTGTGGTGGGGGGCTTGGGGGGCTACGCCATGGGGCGCGTTATGTCGGGGATGAGCTACCACTTCGATAGCCCCGATGAGTACAGGTGGTGGAACGAGAACTCGGCGCGTTATCCCAACCGGGTTTACTACCGGGATTACAGCAGCCCCGTGTCACAGGACGTCTTCGTCGCCGATTGCTTTAACATCACGGTGACTGAGTACAGCATCGGCCCCGCCGCCAAGAAGAACACCTCCGAGGCCGTGCCGGCAGCAAACCAAACGGAGGTGGAGATGGAGAACAAAGTGGTGACGAAGGTGATCCGCGAGATGTGCGTGCAGCAGTACCGCGAGTACCGCCTGGCCTCAGGCATCCAGCTGCACCCTGCCGACACCTGGCTCgccgtcctcctcctcctcgccaCCCTCTTCGCCATGCACTGA